In the genome of Pseudomonas sp. LBUM920, one region contains:
- a CDS encoding MFS transporter, with protein MSIYNKLDLTGWKPRQLTSQEVRFATWIAFFAWVFAVYDFILFGTLLPEIGRHFGWGEVEQAEIATWVAVGTAVVAFAIGPVVDKLGRRKGIIFTVAGSALCSALTAIGGAWGKSPLILIRSLGGLGYAEETVNATYLSELYGASEDPRLTKRRGFIYSLVQGGWPVGALIAAGLTALLLPIIGWQGCFIFAAIPAIVIAIMARKLKESPQFQVHQRISELRKSGAVKEAQNVAVTYGVDYDEHSKAGLKAAFRGPARRATLVIGAALLLNWAAIQVFSVLGTSVIVSVHHISFENSLIILVLSNLVGYCGYLSHGWMGDKIGRRNVIGLGWMLGGLAFAGMLFGPSNMAMVVGLYSLGLFFLIGPYSAALFFISESFPTSIRATGGAIIHAMGPIGAVVAGFGATQVLSAGSDWQTAALWFGALPCFLSGALMFAARHVRPETVQ; from the coding sequence ATGTCCATCTACAACAAGCTTGACCTGACTGGCTGGAAACCCCGGCAACTGACGTCCCAGGAAGTGCGCTTCGCCACCTGGATCGCGTTTTTCGCCTGGGTGTTTGCGGTGTATGACTTCATCCTCTTCGGCACCTTGTTGCCGGAGATCGGCCGGCATTTCGGCTGGGGTGAGGTGGAGCAAGCTGAAATCGCGACCTGGGTGGCGGTGGGCACAGCGGTGGTTGCCTTTGCCATTGGCCCCGTCGTCGATAAGTTGGGGCGACGCAAAGGCATTATTTTCACTGTGGCCGGTTCCGCACTGTGCTCGGCACTCACCGCGATCGGCGGGGCGTGGGGCAAGTCGCCGCTGATTCTGATCCGCTCGTTGGGCGGCCTGGGCTATGCCGAGGAAACCGTCAACGCCACGTATTTGAGCGAGCTGTATGGCGCCTCTGAAGACCCGCGCCTGACCAAACGGCGCGGGTTTATCTACAGCCTGGTGCAGGGCGGCTGGCCGGTCGGTGCGTTGATCGCCGCCGGGTTGACCGCGCTGCTGTTGCCGATCATCGGCTGGCAGGGTTGCTTCATCTTTGCCGCCATCCCGGCCATCGTGATTGCGATCATGGCGCGCAAGCTCAAGGAGAGCCCGCAGTTCCAGGTTCACCAGCGCATCAGCGAACTGCGTAAAAGTGGCGCGGTGAAAGAGGCGCAGAACGTCGCCGTGACCTACGGCGTGGACTATGACGAACACAGCAAGGCCGGCCTCAAAGCCGCCTTCCGTGGCCCGGCCCGCCGTGCCACGCTGGTGATCGGCGCTGCGCTGTTGCTCAACTGGGCGGCCATCCAGGTGTTCAGCGTGCTGGGGACTTCGGTGATCGTCAGCGTGCACCATATCTCGTTCGAGAACTCGCTGATCATCCTCGTGCTGTCGAACCTGGTGGGGTACTGCGGTTACCTGAGCCATGGCTGGATGGGCGACAAAATCGGCCGTCGCAATGTCATCGGTCTGGGCTGGATGCTCGGCGGCCTGGCGTTCGCCGGGATGCTGTTTGGACCAAGCAATATGGCAATGGTGGTGGGGCTCTACAGCCTGGGCCTGTTCTTCCTGATCGGGCCGTACTCGGCGGCGCTGTTTTTTATCAGCGAGAGTTTCCCCACCAGCATCCGCGCCACCGGTGGCGCGATCATTCATGCCATGGGCCCGATTGGGGCGGTGGTGGCCGGTTTCGGCGCCACGCAGGTGTTGTCCGCCGGCAGCGACTGGCAGACCGCCGCGCTGTGGTTCGGCGCGCTGCCGTGCTTTTTGTCCGGTGCGCTGATGTTTGCCGCGCGCCATGTGCGCCCGGAAACCGTTCAGTGA
- a CDS encoding amidase, translating to MSDATSMAEAFASGRSDPVQVLEQALLHASMAPTVFISLTAERARREAEAAAARWRAGQPLSVFDGVPLAWKDLFDVAGSITTAGAAYRREAPAALLDAPSVGLLCRAGMVSLGKTNLSELAYSGLGLNPHFGTPYNPNGSDQPRIPGGSSSGSAVAVAGGIVPIAMGTDTAGSIRIPAALNGVVGYRSSSRRYSRDGVFPLAHTLDSLGPLTRSVRDALVIDDLLNGRAQTHVARSLKGQRFVLEQGALEDIEPAVRNNLLRAVDLIKAAGALIEVRPSATFQATLNLIKQDGWLGSFEAFALHEALLDSRDADLLDPRVRRRLEAARSLPASQLLHLIDARRRLQYQLVDELDGAVLITPTVAHVAPPLAPLEADDELFVKTNLATLRLTMPGSLLDMPGVSLPSGRDALGLPTGLLLSAPSGEDARLLRVALSVESVMTI from the coding sequence ATGTCAGACGCCACATCAATGGCCGAAGCGTTCGCCAGCGGTCGCAGCGACCCGGTGCAAGTCCTCGAACAGGCGCTGCTGCACGCGAGCATGGCGCCCACAGTGTTTATTTCCCTGACGGCCGAGCGCGCCCGTCGCGAAGCTGAAGCCGCCGCCGCCCGTTGGCGTGCCGGGCAACCGTTGAGCGTGTTCGACGGTGTGCCGCTGGCCTGGAAGGACCTGTTTGATGTCGCCGGCAGCATCACGACCGCCGGCGCCGCTTACCGTCGCGAGGCGCCAGCGGCGTTGCTCGATGCGCCGAGTGTGGGCCTGTTGTGCCGCGCCGGGATGGTCAGTCTCGGCAAGACCAACCTCAGCGAACTGGCTTATTCCGGCTTGGGCCTGAACCCGCATTTCGGCACGCCGTATAACCCGAACGGCAGCGATCAACCGCGTATTCCCGGTGGCTCGTCATCCGGCTCGGCCGTCGCCGTGGCCGGCGGCATTGTGCCGATCGCCATGGGCACCGACACCGCCGGCTCGATCCGCATTCCGGCCGCGCTCAACGGCGTGGTGGGCTACCGCAGCAGCAGCCGACGCTACAGCCGCGACGGGGTATTCCCGCTGGCGCACACCCTCGACAGCCTCGGCCCGCTGACCCGCAGCGTGCGCGATGCACTAGTGATCGACGACCTGCTCAATGGCCGCGCGCAAACCCATGTTGCCCGCAGCCTCAAGGGGCAACGCTTTGTGCTGGAGCAAGGCGCACTGGAAGACATCGAACCGGCCGTACGCAATAACCTGCTGCGCGCGGTGGACCTCATCAAGGCCGCAGGTGCGCTGATCGAGGTGCGCCCGTCTGCCACCTTCCAGGCCACGCTCAACCTGATCAAGCAGGACGGCTGGCTCGGCTCATTCGAAGCCTTCGCGCTGCACGAGGCCTTGCTCGACAGCCGCGACGCCGACCTGCTCGACCCGCGCGTACGCCGCCGCCTCGAAGCCGCGCGTTCACTGCCCGCCAGTCAGTTGCTGCACCTGATCGACGCACGCCGTCGCCTGCAGTACCAACTGGTCGACGAGCTCGACGGCGCCGTGCTGATTACCCCGACTGTTGCCCATGTCGCCCCCCCGTTGGCCCCGCTGGAAGCCGACGACGAGCTGTTCGTGAAAACCAACCTCGCCACCCTGCGCCTGACCATGCCCGGCAGTCTGCTTGACATGCCTGGCGTGAGCCTGCCCAGCGGCCGCGATGCCCTGGGCCTGCCCACCGGGCTGCTGCTCAGTGCCCCGTCGGGAGAAGACGCACGCCTGTTGCGCGTGGCGTTGTCCGTCGAATCCGTAATGACTATTTAA
- the lon gene encoding endopeptidase La, whose product MSDQQEFPDIDLNDYADPENAEHQASSNTGLALPGQNLPDKVYIIPIHNRPFFPAQVLPVIVNEEPWAETLELVSKSDHHSLALFFMDTPPEDPRHFDTSSLPLYGTLVKVHHASRENGKLQFVAQGLTRVRIKTWLKHHRPPYLVEVEYPHQPTEPTDEVKAYGMALINAIKELLPLNPLYSEELKNYLNRFSPNDPSPLTDFAAALTSATGNELQEVLDCVPMLKRMEKVLPMLRKEVEVARLQKEISAEVNRKIGEHQREFFLKEQLKVIQQELGLTKDDRSADVEQFEQRLVGKVLPTQAQKRISEEMNKLSILETGSPEYAVTRNYLDWATSVPWGVYGEDKLDLKHARKVLDKHHAGLDDIKSRILEFLAVGAYKGEVAGSIVLLVGPPGVGKTSVGKSIAESLGRPFYRFSVGGMRDEAEIKGHRRTYIGALPGKLVQALKDVEVMNPVIMLDEIDKMGQSFQGDPASALLETLDPEQNVEFLDHYLDLRLDLSKVLFVCTANTLDSIPGPLLDRMEVIRLSGYITEEKVAIAKRHLWPKQLEKAGVSKNSLSISDGALRALIDGYAREAGVRQLEKQLGKLVRKAVVKLLDEPDSVIKIGNKDLESSLGMPVFRNEQVLSGTGVITGLAWTSMGGATLPIEATRIHTLNRGFKLTGQLGEVMKESAEIAYSYISSNLKSFGGDPKFFDEAFVHLHVPEGATPKDGPSAGVTMASALLSLARNQPPKKGVAMTGELTLTGHVLPIGGVREKVIAARRQKIHELILPEPNRGSFEELPEYLKEGMTVHFAKRFADVAKVLF is encoded by the coding sequence ATGAGCGACCAGCAAGAATTCCCGGACATCGACCTGAACGATTACGCCGACCCCGAAAACGCTGAACACCAAGCTTCGTCCAACACCGGCCTGGCCCTGCCTGGGCAAAACCTGCCGGACAAGGTCTACATCATCCCGATCCACAATCGGCCGTTCTTCCCGGCGCAAGTGCTGCCGGTCATCGTCAATGAAGAACCGTGGGCCGAGACCCTGGAGCTGGTGAGCAAATCCGACCACCACTCCCTTGCGCTGTTTTTCATGGACACCCCGCCAGAAGATCCGCGCCATTTCGATACCTCCAGCCTGCCGCTGTACGGCACGCTGGTGAAGGTGCACCACGCCAGCCGCGAGAACGGCAAATTGCAATTCGTCGCCCAGGGCCTGACCCGCGTGCGCATCAAAACCTGGCTCAAGCACCACCGCCCACCGTATCTGGTGGAAGTCGAATACCCGCACCAGCCGACCGAGCCGACCGACGAGGTCAAGGCCTACGGCATGGCGCTGATCAATGCGATCAAGGAACTGCTGCCGCTCAACCCGCTGTACAGCGAAGAGTTGAAGAACTACCTCAACCGCTTCAGCCCCAACGACCCGTCGCCACTCACCGACTTCGCCGCCGCATTGACCTCGGCCACCGGCAACGAGCTGCAGGAAGTGCTGGACTGTGTGCCCATGCTCAAGCGCATGGAAAAAGTCCTGCCGATGCTGCGCAAGGAAGTCGAAGTCGCGCGCCTGCAAAAAGAAATCTCTGCCGAGGTGAACCGCAAGATCGGTGAGCACCAGCGCGAGTTCTTCCTCAAGGAACAGCTCAAGGTCATCCAGCAGGAGCTGGGCCTGACCAAGGACGACCGCAGCGCGGACGTCGAGCAGTTCGAACAACGCCTGGTGGGCAAAGTACTGCCGACCCAGGCGCAAAAACGCATCAGCGAAGAAATGAACAAACTGTCGATCCTGGAAACGGGTTCGCCGGAATACGCCGTCACGCGTAACTACCTGGACTGGGCCACCTCAGTGCCGTGGGGCGTGTACGGCGAAGACAAGCTCGACCTGAAACACGCACGCAAGGTGCTGGACAAGCACCATGCGGGCCTGGATGACATCAAGAGCCGCATCCTCGAGTTTCTCGCGGTGGGCGCCTATAAAGGCGAAGTCGCCGGTTCCATTGTGCTGCTGGTCGGCCCGCCGGGCGTGGGCAAGACCAGCGTGGGTAAATCCATCGCCGAGTCGCTGGGCCGGCCGTTCTATCGCTTCAGCGTCGGCGGCATGCGCGACGAGGCCGAGATCAAGGGCCATCGCCGTACCTACATCGGTGCCCTGCCGGGCAAGCTGGTGCAGGCGCTCAAAGATGTGGAGGTGATGAACCCGGTGATCATGCTCGATGAGATCGACAAGATGGGCCAGAGCTTCCAGGGCGACCCGGCGTCGGCATTGCTGGAAACCCTCGACCCGGAACAGAACGTCGAATTCCTCGATCACTACCTCGACCTGCGCCTGGACCTGTCCAAGGTGTTGTTCGTCTGCACGGCGAACACGCTTGATTCGATCCCGGGCCCACTGCTGGACCGGATGGAAGTGATTCGCCTGTCGGGCTATATCACCGAAGAAAAGGTCGCCATCGCCAAGCGCCACCTGTGGCCAAAACAGTTGGAAAAGGCCGGCGTGTCGAAAAACAGCCTGTCCATCAGCGACGGCGCCCTGCGCGCGCTGATCGACGGCTACGCACGCGAAGCCGGGGTGCGCCAGCTGGAAAAACAGCTGGGCAAACTGGTGCGCAAGGCCGTGGTCAAGCTGCTGGACGAGCCGGACTCGGTGATCAAGATCGGCAACAAGGATCTGGAAAGCTCCTTGGGCATGCCGGTGTTTCGCAATGAGCAAGTGCTGTCCGGTACCGGCGTGATCACTGGCCTGGCCTGGACCAGCATGGGCGGCGCGACCCTGCCGATCGAGGCGACGCGCATCCACACACTCAATCGTGGCTTCAAGCTCACCGGGCAACTGGGTGAGGTGATGAAAGAGTCCGCCGAGATTGCCTACAGCTACATCAGCTCCAACCTCAAGTCGTTTGGCGGCGATCCGAAGTTCTTCGACGAAGCCTTCGTGCACTTGCACGTGCCGGAAGGCGCTACGCCCAAAGATGGCCCGAGCGCGGGCGTGACCATGGCCAGTGCCTTGCTGTCGCTGGCGCGTAATCAGCCGCCGAAAAAAGGCGTGGCCATGACCGGCGAGTTGACGCTGACCGGGCATGTACTGCCGATTGGCGGTGTACGTGAGAAGGTGATTGCGGCGCGGCGCCAGAAGATCCATGAGCTGATTTTGCCGGAGCCCAACCGTGGCAGTTTTGAAGAGCTGCCGGAGTACCTGAAAGAAGGCATGACGGTGCACTTCGCCAAGCGCTTTGCGGATGTGGCGAAGGTGCTTTTCTGA
- a CDS encoding GntR family transcriptional regulator yields the protein MKAVSASASRYAMIHTLLRDAIVNGTARHGLVLLEAPLAELFGTSRVPVRKALDLLHDEGLICRFNGRGYLINPEGLAMEPLRLPLSHAHLGLNGDDELVDTRPLGERIVEEIGAALSTCIAFGHYRLDEQAAADHYGVSRAVVREALMRLRDRGLVEKEPYSQWLAGPLTAREVTEDYELRACLEPEALRQSAPNLDRDMLEAMLQRVLDAQQSPQCSLQAIEQIEEDLHQRCLAGLQNRKIAALIRQGQSPMIISRIFYRLLGIGADPAMLAEHRLILELLLHGAYDAAALNLREHLQRARQRMLQRLKVLSVLPEQPLPAYLHKIS from the coding sequence ATGAAAGCAGTGTCCGCCTCGGCCTCCCGTTACGCGATGATTCACACGCTGTTGCGGGATGCGATCGTCAACGGCACCGCCCGCCACGGGCTGGTCTTGCTGGAAGCGCCGCTGGCCGAATTGTTCGGCACCAGCCGCGTGCCGGTGCGCAAGGCGCTGGACCTGCTGCACGACGAAGGCCTGATCTGCCGCTTCAATGGCCGCGGCTACCTGATCAACCCCGAAGGCCTGGCCATGGAGCCGCTGCGCCTGCCCTTGAGCCATGCGCACCTGGGCCTCAACGGCGATGACGAGTTGGTAGACACCCGGCCGCTCGGCGAACGGATCGTCGAGGAAATCGGCGCGGCGTTGTCCACCTGCATTGCCTTCGGTCATTACCGCCTGGATGAGCAAGCCGCCGCCGACCATTACGGCGTCAGCCGCGCCGTGGTGCGTGAAGCACTGATGCGCTTGCGCGACCGTGGCCTGGTTGAAAAAGAACCCTACTCCCAATGGCTGGCGGGGCCGCTGACCGCGCGCGAGGTCACCGAGGACTACGAACTGCGGGCCTGCCTGGAACCCGAAGCCCTGCGCCAGAGCGCGCCGAACCTCGACCGAGACATGCTCGAAGCCATGTTGCAGCGCGTGCTGGATGCTCAGCAAAGCCCGCAGTGCAGCCTGCAAGCCATCGAGCAGATCGAAGAGGACTTGCACCAGCGCTGCCTCGCCGGCCTGCAAAACCGAAAGATCGCCGCGCTGATTCGCCAGGGCCAGAGCCCGATGATCATCAGCCGGATTTTCTACCGGTTACTGGGGATCGGCGCCGATCCCGCCATGCTCGCCGAGCACCGCTTGATTCTGGAGCTGCTGCTGCACGGCGCATATGACGCGGCGGCGCTGAATCTGCGTGAGCATTTGCAGCGGGCACGCCAGCGCATGCTGCAACGCTTGAAGGTGTTGTCGGTGCTGCCGGAACAGCCATTGCCGGCTTATCTGCACAAAATCAGCTGA
- a CDS encoding PotD/PotF family extracellular solute-binding protein has protein sequence MITLRVLGTSVTLLECLRVRAEKELGIRLVYQVHDVAQAQRIAVMQPDSYDLYDQWFHNVDFVWPARAIQPIDTRRIALWHEINDLPKRGRLSANDRLGSGSVPSERLFVQHDGSLGSSVTERISMLPLTHNADSFAYRPERLPEGFSHGNESWGWLLDPAWSARTALQSDAAIGAQDAALAVQGAGLAQFRDIGNMSIEEIDVLADILVRKQKEGHFAAFWSDDEEAAQLMLSPSIDIQSLWSPTLMRLHRAGVKYRLAVPREGYRGWFGGLSLSRHAQGPVLDAAYAYLNWWLSGWPGAVMARQGYYIGNPARTRDHLSSAEWDYWYAGKPAREELLGSDGLPLIDVGEVRDGGSYEQRMGHIAVWNSVMDEHNYLVRRWGDFMRARV, from the coding sequence ATGATCACATTACGTGTGCTCGGTACGTCCGTGACCCTGCTGGAATGCTTGCGCGTTCGCGCCGAAAAAGAGCTGGGTATTCGCCTGGTCTATCAGGTGCACGACGTGGCGCAGGCCCAGCGCATCGCCGTGATGCAGCCCGACAGCTACGACCTCTACGACCAATGGTTTCACAACGTTGATTTCGTCTGGCCGGCGCGGGCGATCCAGCCTATCGACACGCGGCGCATCGCCTTGTGGCACGAGATCAATGACTTGCCCAAACGGGGTCGCTTGTCGGCCAATGACCGGTTGGGCAGCGGCAGCGTACCCAGCGAGCGCCTGTTCGTGCAGCACGACGGCAGCCTCGGCAGCAGCGTCACCGAGCGCATCAGCATGCTGCCATTGACCCATAACGCCGACAGTTTTGCCTACCGCCCGGAGCGTTTGCCCGAAGGTTTCAGCCACGGCAATGAAAGCTGGGGCTGGCTGCTCGACCCGGCCTGGAGCGCGCGCACTGCGCTGCAAAGCGATGCCGCGATTGGCGCGCAGGATGCCGCATTGGCGGTGCAGGGGGCAGGGCTGGCGCAGTTCAGGGACATCGGCAATATGAGCATCGAAGAGATCGATGTACTGGCTGACATTCTGGTGCGCAAGCAGAAGGAGGGGCACTTTGCGGCGTTCTGGTCGGATGATGAAGAGGCCGCGCAGTTGATGCTGAGCCCCAGCATTGATATCCAGAGTCTGTGGTCGCCGACCCTGATGCGCTTGCACCGGGCAGGCGTGAAGTATCGGCTGGCGGTGCCCCGTGAAGGGTACCGCGGATGGTTTGGTGGGTTGTCGTTGTCGCGCCATGCCCAGGGGCCGGTGCTGGATGCGGCTTATGCTTATCTCAATTGGTGGTTATCCGGCTGGCCGGGGGCGGTGATGGCGCGTCAGGGCTATTACATCGGTAACCCGGCGCGCACCCGCGATCATTTGAGCAGCGCCGAGTGGGATTACTGGTATGCCGGCAAGCCCGCCCGTGAGGAGCTGCTCGGCAGTGATGGCTTGCCGTTGATCGACGTCGGCGAGGTGCGCGATGGTGGCTCCTATGAGCAGCGCATGGGCCACATTGCGGTGTGGAACTCGGTGATGGATGAGCACAATTATCTGGTGCGGCGGTGGGGGGACTTCATGCGCGCACGTGTGTGA
- a CDS encoding polysaccharide deacetylase has protein sequence MAKDILCAFGVDVDAVAGWLGSYGGEDSPDDISRGLFAGEVGAPRLLKLFERYGLRTTWFIPGHSMETFPEQMKAVADAGHEIGVHGYSHENPIAMTAEQEEIVLDKSIELITQVTGKRPTGYVAPWWEFSKVTNELLLKKGIKYDHSLMHNDFHPYYVRKGDTWTKIDYSQHPDTWMKPLVRGEETDLVEIPANWYLDDLPPMMFIKKAPNSHGFVNPRHLEEMWRDQFDWVYREHEHAVFTMTIHPDVSGRPQVLLMLERLIEHIQSHAGVRFVTFDEIADDFIRRQPRS, from the coding sequence ATGGCTAAAGACATTCTCTGTGCATTTGGCGTCGACGTTGACGCCGTCGCCGGCTGGCTCGGTTCCTACGGCGGTGAAGACTCGCCGGACGACATCTCGCGCGGCCTGTTCGCCGGTGAAGTCGGCGCGCCGCGCTTGCTCAAATTGTTCGAACGCTATGGCCTGCGCACCACCTGGTTTATTCCCGGCCACTCGATGGAAACCTTCCCCGAGCAGATGAAGGCGGTGGCCGACGCCGGTCACGAAATCGGCGTGCATGGCTACAGCCATGAAAACCCGATTGCGATGACGGCCGAGCAGGAAGAAATCGTCCTGGATAAATCCATCGAGCTGATCACTCAGGTCACCGGCAAACGCCCGACCGGCTACGTGGCGCCGTGGTGGGAATTCAGCAAGGTCACCAACGAGCTGCTGCTGAAAAAAGGCATCAAGTATGACCACAGCCTGATGCACAACGACTTCCACCCCTACTACGTGCGCAAGGGCGACACCTGGACCAAGATCGACTACAGCCAGCACCCCGACACCTGGATGAAACCGCTGGTGCGCGGCGAAGAGACCGACCTGGTGGAGATCCCGGCCAACTGGTACCTCGACGACCTGCCGCCAATGATGTTCATCAAGAAAGCCCCCAACAGCCACGGCTTCGTCAACCCGCGCCACCTGGAAGAAATGTGGCGCGACCAGTTCGACTGGGTCTACCGCGAGCACGAACACGCCGTGTTCACCATGACCATTCACCCCGACGTGTCCGGTCGCCCGCAGGTGCTGCTGATGCTCGAGCGCTTGATCGAACACATCCAGAGCCATGCCGGCGTGCGCTTCGTCACCTTCGACGAAATCGCCGACGACTTTATCCGCCGCCAACCGCGTTCCTGA
- a CDS encoding SDR family NAD(P)-dependent oxidoreductase: protein MPQLNNRRAVITGAGSGIGAAIARAYAAEGARLLLADRNAAGLAETAITCRNLGAEVFECLADVGTVEGAQASVDCCVEHFGGIDILVNNAGMLTQARCVDLSIEMWNDMLRIDLTSVFIASQRALPHMLAQRWGRIINVASQLGIKGGAELTHYAAAKAGVIGFTKSLALEVAKDNVLVNAIAPGPIETPLVGGISDTWKQAKAAELPLGRFGLADEVAPTAVLLASEPGGNLFVGQTLGPNSGDVMP, encoded by the coding sequence ATGCCTCAACTGAATAATCGACGCGCCGTCATCACCGGCGCCGGCAGCGGCATCGGTGCTGCCATCGCCCGCGCCTACGCCGCCGAAGGCGCGCGGCTGTTGCTGGCCGACCGCAACGCCGCCGGCCTTGCGGAAACCGCTATCACTTGCCGCAATCTCGGCGCCGAGGTGTTCGAGTGCCTGGCCGACGTCGGCACTGTCGAAGGCGCCCAAGCCAGTGTCGACTGCTGTGTCGAGCACTTCGGCGGTATCGATATTTTGGTCAACAATGCCGGCATGCTCACCCAGGCGCGTTGCGTCGATCTCTCCATCGAGATGTGGAACGACATGCTGCGCATTGACCTCACCAGCGTGTTCATCGCCAGCCAGCGCGCCTTGCCGCACATGCTGGCGCAACGCTGGGGGCGGATCATCAATGTCGCCTCGCAGTTGGGCATCAAGGGTGGCGCTGAACTGACCCATTACGCTGCGGCCAAGGCTGGCGTGATCGGGTTCACCAAATCGCTGGCGCTGGAAGTGGCCAAGGACAATGTGCTGGTCAACGCCATTGCGCCCGGCCCAATTGAAACGCCATTGGTGGGCGGGATCAGCGACACCTGGAAGCAGGCCAAGGCGGCCGAGTTGCCCCTGGGCCGTTTCGGCCTGGCCGATGAGGTGGCGCCCACCGCCGTGCTGCTGGCCAGTGAGCCGGGCGGCAACCTGTTCGTGGGCCAGACGCTGGGCCCGAACTCCGGCGATGTCATGCCATGA
- a CDS encoding SDR family NAD(P)-dependent oxidoreductase has product MSRKVALITGAASGIGQALAVAYARNGVAVVGGYYPADPHDPHSTVARVEEAGGECLMLPLDVGDTASVDALAAQAVQHFGRLDYAVANAGLLRRAPLLEMTDALWNEMLNVDLTGVMRTFRAATRHMGEGGALVAISSIAGGVYGWQEHSHYAAAKAGVPGLCRSLAVELAPLGIRCNAVIPGLIETPQSLDAKNSLGPEGLAKAARAIPLGRVGRADEVASLVQFLTSEASSYLTGQSIVIDGGLTVRWPD; this is encoded by the coding sequence ATGAGCCGTAAAGTTGCCCTGATTACCGGTGCCGCCAGCGGCATCGGCCAAGCCCTGGCCGTGGCCTATGCGCGCAATGGCGTGGCGGTGGTGGGCGGGTATTACCCGGCCGATCCGCACGACCCGCACTCCACCGTAGCGCGGGTGGAAGAAGCCGGTGGTGAGTGCCTGATGCTACCGCTGGACGTGGGCGACACCGCTTCGGTAGACGCACTGGCCGCGCAAGCCGTGCAGCATTTCGGCCGCCTGGATTACGCGGTGGCCAATGCCGGTTTGCTGCGTCGCGCACCGTTGTTGGAGATGACCGATGCGTTGTGGAACGAGATGCTCAACGTCGACCTGACGGGGGTGATGCGCACCTTTCGTGCGGCCACCCGGCATATGGGCGAGGGCGGCGCGCTGGTAGCGATTTCGTCGATTGCCGGCGGCGTGTATGGCTGGCAGGAGCACAGCCATTACGCGGCGGCCAAGGCCGGCGTGCCGGGGTTGTGCCGGTCGCTGGCGGTGGAGTTGGCGCCATTGGGTATCCGTTGCAATGCGGTGATTCCGGGGTTGATCGAGACGCCGCAGTCGTTGGATGCGAAGAACTCGCTGGGGCCTGAAGGGTTGGCGAAGGCGGCGCGCGCGATTCCATTGGGCCGCGTAGGGCGGGCGGATGAGGTGGCCTCGCTGGTGCAGTTTTTGACCAGTGAGGCATCGAGTTATCTGACCGGACAGAGCATCGTCATCGACGGTGGCTTGACCGTGCGCTGGCCTGACTGA
- a CDS encoding GTP-binding protein yields the protein MSIALNVITGFLGSGKTTLLQRLLQGESLGDTALLINEFGDVGIDHLLVEEVAPDTVLLPSGCVCCSIRGELKDALLGLLQRRERGEIPAFKRVILETTGLADPAPILATLNNDVQLRGRFHIGLVITLVDASHATLQERLHPEWLAQVAAADRLLLSKTDLAGDCEALRAHLRALNAGTPILDIHEVHSGDQLLLGEGLRSAEPAVEVSRWQLHQTTTARHGAAQVCCLTFDQPLDWVGFGVWLSMLLRCHGERILRVKGLLNVNASSAPIVIHGVQHCLHAPVHLPAWPGTDRQSRLVFILRGLDPALLRRSFEVFSRRLAA from the coding sequence ATGAGCATTGCCCTCAACGTCATCACCGGTTTCCTCGGCAGCGGCAAGACCACCTTGCTCCAGCGCCTGTTGCAGGGCGAAAGCCTGGGTGACACCGCGTTGCTGATCAACGAATTTGGCGATGTCGGCATTGATCATCTGCTGGTGGAAGAAGTTGCGCCCGACACGGTGCTGCTGCCCAGCGGCTGCGTGTGCTGTTCGATTCGCGGCGAGCTCAAAGATGCATTGCTCGGCCTGTTGCAACGGCGCGAGCGCGGTGAAATTCCGGCGTTCAAGCGGGTGATCCTGGAGACCACCGGCCTGGCCGATCCGGCGCCGATCCTGGCCACGCTGAACAACGATGTGCAACTGCGCGGGCGTTTTCACATCGGCTTGGTGATCACGCTGGTCGATGCCAGTCACGCCACGTTGCAAGAGCGCCTGCACCCGGAATGGCTGGCCCAGGTTGCGGCAGCCGACCGTCTGCTGCTGAGCAAGACCGACTTGGCCGGCGATTGTGAAGCACTGCGCGCGCACTTGCGGGCACTCAATGCGGGGACGCCGATTCTTGACATCCATGAGGTTCACAGCGGCGATCAGTTGCTGCTTGGCGAAGGCTTGCGCAGCGCCGAACCGGCCGTTGAAGTCAGCCGCTGGCAGCTGCATCAAACCACCACGGCCCGCCACGGCGCGGCGCAAGTATGCTGCCTGACCTTTGACCAACCGCTGGACTGGGTCGGTTTCGGGGTCTGGTTGTCGATGCTGTTAAGATGCCACGGCGAACGAATCCTTCGCGTCAAAGGACTGCTCAACGTGAACGCAAGCTCGGCTCCCATCGTCATTCATGGCGTGCAGCATTGCCTGCACGCCCCGGTGCACTTGCCCGCGTGGCCCGGCACCGACCGCCAGTCGCGGCTGGTGTTTATCCTGCGCGGCCTCGACCCGGCGCTGTTGCGGCGCTCGTTCGAGGTGTTCTCACGGCGCTTGGCAGCATGA